One genomic region from Fictibacillus marinisediminis encodes:
- a CDS encoding GNAT family N-acetyltransferase produces MNITLERIPLEKKPVLRQMLELYRYDFSEFDGSDLNKEGRYGYTYLDAYWEEEGRYPFFIKAGEHYAGFILVRKNQGIYHMSEFFILKKYRKQGLGKAAAFAVFYQFPGDWDIAQIPQNKPAQAFWTSIIHDYTNGHFTDQFSDKDNVRFQTFTSVPQQTRIKEAIQ; encoded by the coding sequence ATGAACATTACACTCGAAAGAATTCCGTTAGAGAAGAAGCCTGTGCTCAGGCAGATGCTTGAGCTGTACCGCTACGACTTCAGCGAGTTTGATGGTTCGGATCTCAACAAAGAAGGCCGATATGGCTATACCTATCTGGATGCATACTGGGAAGAAGAGGGCCGTTATCCGTTCTTTATTAAAGCGGGTGAGCATTATGCAGGCTTTATCCTGGTCCGCAAAAACCAGGGCATCTACCACATGTCCGAATTCTTCATCCTGAAGAAATACCGCAAACAAGGACTCGGGAAAGCGGCGGCATTTGCCGTATTTTATCAGTTCCCAGGGGACTGGGACATCGCCCAGATTCCCCAGAATAAACCGGCGCAGGCCTTTTGGACAAGCATCATCCATGATTACACCAACGGCCATTTTACCGATCAGTTTTCAGATAAAGACAATGTGCGTTTTCAAACATTTACGTCAGTCCCACAACAAACACGAATAAAGGAGGCAATACAATGA
- a CDS encoding DinB family protein, with amino-acid sequence MNAKELLLNQLDAFQNNHWFVSLENSLVGLTDEQAAWKETQESNSIREIVNHLIYWNQRYLDRFTGASPSTAKAENDQTFEDMNGEWDWKKTVDRLKEVMAQWRNAIEESEEERFDEGAYEDRHEEWGSVIANLTIHTAYHTGQILYARKKQGSWNVENGVH; translated from the coding sequence ATGAACGCGAAAGAACTTTTGCTGAACCAGCTTGATGCTTTTCAGAACAATCACTGGTTTGTTTCACTGGAAAACTCGCTCGTCGGCTTGACCGATGAACAGGCTGCCTGGAAAGAAACGCAGGAAAGCAACTCCATCCGTGAGATCGTCAACCATCTGATCTATTGGAATCAGCGCTACCTGGACCGTTTTACCGGAGCAAGTCCATCTACGGCCAAAGCAGAAAACGATCAAACGTTTGAGGACATGAACGGAGAATGGGACTGGAAGAAGACGGTCGACCGGTTAAAAGAGGTCATGGCCCAGTGGCGTAATGCAATTGAAGAAAGTGAAGAAGAACGCTTTGATGAAGGCGCTTATGAAGACAGGCATGAAGAGTGGGGAAGCGTCATCGCCAACCTCACGATCCATACCGCCTATCATACGGGCCAGATCCTTTACGCACGGAAAAAGCAAGGCAGCTGGAATGTGGAGAACGGCGTCCACTAA
- a CDS encoding PH domain-containing protein, producing the protein MLKRLASDALGLSDVGSVIKPADYDKVDADDYVFHEDNEKIYFLIKSKTDEYCFTNRALIHLDGTSAISKKRMLHRYSYSENTISNVSLETAGTVDLDVEIKFVIGSVPFSIDVHKKHIEELKDLYKSLSKIAEIAHENEFALQYAQQSINLASTTLSRITSKEDQLVDNFNQLNDAAFTWLMESRKEYHVKDYGNVFEKYINN; encoded by the coding sequence ATGTTAAAACGCTTAGCTTCAGATGCACTCGGATTAAGTGATGTAGGGAGCGTCATCAAGCCTGCAGACTATGACAAGGTGGATGCCGACGATTACGTGTTCCATGAAGATAACGAGAAAATCTACTTTCTTATTAAATCGAAAACCGATGAGTACTGCTTTACGAACCGTGCGCTGATCCATTTGGATGGAACGAGCGCGATCAGCAAAAAGCGCATGCTGCACCGATACAGCTACAGCGAGAACACCATTTCCAACGTTTCATTGGAAACCGCAGGAACCGTGGATCTCGATGTGGAAATCAAGTTTGTCATCGGCTCTGTACCTTTTTCCATCGATGTTCACAAAAAGCATATCGAGGAGCTGAAGGATCTCTACAAGTCTCTTAGCAAAATCGCTGAGATTGCTCACGAGAACGAATTCGCCCTGCAGTATGCCCAGCAGAGCATCAACCTTGCTTCGACCACACTCAGCCGCATCACAAGCAAGGAAGACCAGCTCGTGGATAACTTCAATCAGTTGAACGATGCTGCCTTCACATGGCTTATGGAAAGCAGAAAAGAGTATCATGTAAAAGACTATGGCAATGTATTTGAGAAATATATTAATAATTAA
- a CDS encoding ABC transporter ATP-binding protein, whose product MSRLYAQNLKIAYGERDIVKNLNISIPDGKITTIIGPNGCGKSTVLKTLSRILNPKSGVVYLDGKGISKESTKKIAQKMAILPQSPDSPEGLTVGELVSYGRFPYQKGLGKLTKRDFEVIDWALEVTGIYTFKNHPVDALSGGQRQRVWIAMALAQETDIILLDEPTTYLDLSHQLEVLELLEQLNRDEKRTIVMVIHDLNHAARFAHHMVAMKDGAILKEGTAEDVMTRQVLRNVFNIDAEIGVDPRTRKPVCLTYDLIKSVQLVENLA is encoded by the coding sequence ATGTCCAGGCTGTATGCTCAGAATTTGAAGATTGCTTATGGTGAGCGAGACATCGTCAAAAATCTGAACATCTCGATTCCGGATGGGAAAATTACGACGATTATCGGTCCAAATGGCTGCGGAAAATCAACGGTTTTGAAAACGTTGTCGCGTATATTGAATCCGAAATCCGGCGTTGTTTATCTTGATGGTAAAGGCATCAGTAAAGAATCAACGAAGAAAATCGCTCAAAAGATGGCAATTTTGCCGCAGTCTCCAGATTCACCAGAAGGACTTACGGTTGGTGAGCTTGTTTCTTACGGAAGATTTCCTTACCAAAAGGGTCTTGGAAAACTTACGAAAAGAGATTTTGAGGTGATCGACTGGGCTCTTGAGGTTACAGGAATTTATACGTTTAAGAATCACCCGGTAGATGCACTCTCAGGCGGCCAGCGCCAGCGTGTATGGATTGCAATGGCATTAGCCCAAGAAACAGATATTATTTTGCTGGATGAGCCGACTACATATTTGGATCTGTCACATCAGTTAGAGGTACTCGAGCTGTTAGAGCAGCTGAATCGGGATGAAAAGAGAACCATTGTGATGGTCATTCATGATTTGAATCATGCTGCACGGTTTGCTCACCATATGGTTGCGATGAAAGACGGTGCTATCCTAAAAGAGGGAACTGCTGAAGATGTAATGACACGTCAGGTCCTTCGAAATGTTTTCAATATCGATGCGGAGATTGGTGTGGATCCGAGAACAAGGAAGCCCGTATGTCTAACGTATGATCTCATCAAAAGTGTTCAATTAGTAGAGAATTTGGCGTAA
- a CDS encoding iron-hydroxamate ABC transporter substrate-binding protein encodes MNQHTKKLLVSFMTMLLVFALAACGNKSEEDASSGEKDSKKETRIYKGEKGDVEVPAKPKRVAMMAATYAGNLLELGITPIAVNEYPKQNKFYGNKLDKAEVVTADSYEKLLELNPDLIITYSDDKNIKKYKEIAPTVTMTYDKYDYLEQHVEIGKMVGKEKEAKAWVEEWKKKAADAREKVKSAIGEDKTFMVMEAYGKDMYVYGKNWGRGTEVIYQALQLKAPAKLEKDVFGPGWKAISTEVIPTYAGDYIFVGTGAGNPDNSFMKSNVWKELPAVKNGHAIKFDSESFYFNDPISLEKELDFIVNELTKKK; translated from the coding sequence TTGAATCAACATACAAAGAAACTTTTAGTTAGCTTTATGACAATGCTTTTAGTATTTGCACTTGCAGCATGTGGTAATAAATCAGAAGAAGACGCGAGCTCTGGAGAAAAAGATTCGAAAAAAGAAACAAGGATTTATAAAGGCGAAAAAGGTGACGTTGAAGTTCCTGCAAAGCCAAAACGCGTTGCAATGATGGCTGCTACCTATGCAGGTAACTTGCTGGAGTTAGGGATTACACCAATAGCAGTAAATGAATATCCGAAACAAAATAAATTTTACGGCAACAAACTGGACAAAGCAGAAGTTGTTACGGCTGATTCTTATGAAAAGCTTCTAGAACTAAATCCTGACCTGATCATTACGTATTCAGATGATAAGAACATTAAGAAATATAAAGAAATTGCTCCAACTGTAACCATGACGTACGACAAGTACGACTACTTGGAACAGCATGTTGAAATCGGAAAAATGGTTGGGAAAGAAAAAGAAGCAAAAGCATGGGTAGAAGAGTGGAAGAAAAAAGCTGCAGATGCACGTGAAAAAGTTAAATCTGCTATCGGAGAAGACAAAACGTTTATGGTTATGGAAGCTTACGGTAAAGATATGTATGTCTACGGCAAAAACTGGGGCCGTGGAACAGAAGTCATCTACCAGGCTCTTCAACTAAAAGCGCCTGCAAAATTAGAAAAGGATGTTTTCGGACCTGGCTGGAAAGCGATCTCTACTGAAGTGATCCCAACTTACGCTGGAGACTATATTTTTGTCGGAACAGGTGCAGGCAACCCGGACAACTCATTCATGAAGTCAAATGTATGGAAAGAGCTTCCAGCGGTTAAAAACGGTCATGCGATTAAGTTCGATTCTGAATCATTCTACTTCAATGACCCGATTTCTCTTGAAAAAGAACTGGACTTTATTGTTAACGAGTTAACGAAAAAGAAATAA
- a CDS encoding FecCD family ABC transporter permease: MFKTKIKQIKDNKVYSRPAAGTAILLMGFALLMLSIGLAISVGAAKIDFLTVWKSILNYDPGREADRIIVSLRLPRELGAAVVGAAFAVSGAIMQGMTRNPLADPGLLGLNAGASLALACVFAFSTGANYVTVMIISFIGAGIGAGLVFGLGSMSRGGLSPIRITLAGAAVSALLSSLGEGIALYFKLSQDLAFWTAGGVSGTNWTQLKIIVPVVVIGIVVAVMFSRQLTILSFGEEVARGLGQRTLVTKAVLMTVVLILAGAAVSLVGAIAFVGLMVPHIVRFLVGTDYRWIIPCSAIFGSVLMVLADTLGRTVNAPYETPVGAIVAMVGVPFFLYLARRGGRKLS, encoded by the coding sequence ATGTTCAAAACAAAAATCAAGCAGATAAAAGATAATAAAGTGTATTCGAGGCCGGCAGCGGGTACAGCCATTTTACTGATGGGATTCGCTCTTCTGATGTTGAGTATTGGTCTTGCGATTTCAGTTGGTGCCGCTAAGATTGATTTTCTTACCGTATGGAAATCTATTTTAAATTATGATCCTGGCAGGGAAGCTGACCGCATTATTGTCAGTCTCCGATTACCAAGAGAGCTGGGTGCAGCTGTTGTCGGTGCGGCATTTGCTGTCAGCGGGGCAATCATGCAGGGAATGACACGAAATCCCCTTGCAGATCCTGGGTTGCTTGGTTTGAACGCTGGTGCAAGCTTAGCTCTTGCTTGTGTGTTTGCTTTCAGTACAGGTGCAAACTATGTAACAGTGATGATTATTTCCTTTATCGGTGCGGGAATTGGTGCAGGACTTGTGTTCGGATTAGGCTCCATGAGCAGAGGGGGGCTATCCCCAATCCGAATTACGCTGGCAGGTGCCGCTGTTTCTGCACTGCTTTCTTCGTTGGGAGAAGGCATAGCTCTATACTTTAAGCTTTCTCAAGATCTTGCTTTTTGGACAGCAGGCGGGGTTTCAGGAACAAATTGGACTCAGCTGAAAATCATCGTACCGGTCGTCGTAATTGGTATTGTGGTTGCTGTTATGTTTTCAAGGCAGTTAACCATTCTGAGCTTTGGTGAAGAAGTGGCAAGGGGCCTTGGACAGCGTACGCTGGTAACGAAGGCTGTACTGATGACTGTTGTGCTGATCCTTGCTGGTGCGGCAGTATCGCTTGTAGGAGCAATAGCATTTGTCGGTTTGATGGTTCCACACATTGTACGCTTCCTGGTTGGAACGGATTATCGCTGGATCATACCATGCTCAGCAATATTTGGAAGTGTGCTGATGGTTTTGGCAGATACATTGGGCCGAACGGTAAATGCTCCATATGAAACGCCAGTTGGGGCGATCGTTGCTATGGTCGGCGTACCGTTCTTCCTTTACCTTGCGAGAAGGGGAGGAAGAAAACTTTCATGA
- a CDS encoding FecCD family ABC transporter permease, translating into MMNARQIKKIRMTTIAAIVLLIAMFIISVAAGFASLTPAELFRTIIGQGTPRENLILFEFRLPRIVVAILAGMGLAVSGAILQSITKNPLSDPGILGINAGAGLMVVVYIMFFTVETSSSLYILPLFALAGGMATAAVIYSMSYIKGEGVEPTRLVLVGVGLAAALYGATLTLSTRLDMEDYSFMANWMAGRIWGDDWTFVLSLLPWILILIPLTMYKSNVLNMLNFHENVSIGVGVKTGRERIVLILIAVALASASVAVSGGIAFVGLLAPHIARSLVGPRHQAFLPVAALIGSILLLTADTIGRVILDPSGIPAGIIVTIIGAPYFMYLLAKK; encoded by the coding sequence ATGATGAACGCGAGACAGATCAAGAAGATAAGAATGACGACGATTGCAGCGATTGTTTTATTAATAGCCATGTTTATCATTAGTGTCGCTGCAGGATTTGCGTCATTAACTCCTGCTGAACTCTTTCGGACAATCATCGGACAAGGTACACCGAGGGAGAACCTTATTTTGTTTGAGTTCAGGCTGCCGCGAATAGTTGTTGCTATCCTTGCTGGGATGGGACTCGCGGTGTCTGGTGCTATTCTGCAAAGTATTACAAAGAACCCGCTTTCAGATCCTGGTATTTTGGGTATTAATGCCGGTGCAGGTCTGATGGTCGTTGTCTATATCATGTTCTTTACGGTGGAAACATCGAGTTCCCTGTACATACTGCCTCTTTTTGCATTGGCGGGTGGAATGGCAACAGCAGCTGTCATCTATAGTATGTCTTACATAAAAGGTGAGGGCGTTGAACCAACAAGGCTAGTATTAGTGGGGGTTGGTTTGGCTGCGGCCCTTTATGGTGCGACGTTGACACTGTCGACGCGACTGGATATGGAAGACTACTCGTTCATGGCCAATTGGATGGCCGGAAGAATATGGGGTGATGATTGGACGTTTGTACTGTCATTGCTGCCGTGGATTCTGATTCTCATTCCTCTCACGATGTATAAATCCAATGTGCTGAACATGCTGAACTTTCATGAGAATGTTTCAATTGGCGTTGGGGTGAAGACTGGCAGAGAACGAATTGTCCTAATCCTGATTGCTGTTGCGCTTGCTTCGGCATCCGTGGCTGTCAGCGGAGGAATTGCCTTTGTTGGACTTTTGGCTCCTCATATTGCAAGATCACTCGTTGGGCCTCGCCATCAAGCCTTTCTTCCGGTTGCGGCCTTGATCGGATCAATCTTGCTTCTTACGGCAGATACAATTGGCCGGGTAATACTGGATCCAAGTGGTATTCCAGCTGGAATTATCGTAACCATTATCGGTGCCCCATATTTCATGTATTTATTGGCGAAAAAATAG
- a CDS encoding NAD(P)/FAD-dependent oxidoreductase, which produces MEKEIYDVTIIGGGPAGLYSAFYSGLREMKTKIIEFQPQLGGKIHVYPEKMIWDVGGHTPLPGAKLIEKLVEQGLTFDPEVVLNEKVESITRNEDGIFILKGANGAVHYSKTVIVAVGSGILNPQKLEIEGAERFEVSNLNYTVKSLQHFKDKTVIISGGGNTAIDWANELVNIAKKVYLTYRKGTLAGHEAQVTQLMNSCADCIFNTSISKLFACPNHDVIEQIELTNHETGEVTYLPIDEVVINHGYEQDTSLLGNSSLNIELEENFYIAGNSNSESSVPGLYAAGDILKHDGKLNLISGAFQDAANAVNKAKQFIEPEAQKVAMVSSHNEVFKKRNRDLVKQMIH; this is translated from the coding sequence GTGGAAAAAGAAATTTATGATGTAACGATTATTGGCGGGGGGCCAGCAGGGCTTTACTCTGCCTTTTATAGCGGACTTCGGGAAATGAAGACAAAGATCATTGAATTCCAGCCCCAGTTAGGCGGAAAAATTCATGTGTATCCTGAGAAGATGATCTGGGATGTAGGCGGCCACACACCACTTCCAGGAGCAAAGCTTATCGAAAAACTTGTTGAGCAAGGACTGACGTTCGACCCTGAAGTCGTTTTGAATGAAAAAGTAGAATCGATTACGCGGAATGAAGATGGTATCTTTATCCTGAAAGGCGCTAATGGTGCAGTGCATTATTCCAAAACGGTAATCGTTGCTGTTGGGAGCGGTATCTTAAACCCGCAGAAGCTGGAGATCGAGGGTGCCGAGAGATTTGAAGTGTCTAACTTAAACTACACGGTGAAGTCACTTCAGCATTTTAAGGATAAAACGGTGATTATATCCGGCGGAGGAAATACAGCGATCGATTGGGCGAATGAATTAGTGAATATCGCTAAAAAAGTATACTTAACGTATAGAAAAGGAACTCTTGCCGGTCATGAAGCTCAAGTGACACAGCTTATGAACAGTTGTGCAGACTGCATCTTTAACACATCAATCTCTAAACTATTCGCATGCCCGAACCATGATGTAATTGAACAGATCGAGTTAACGAACCATGAAACTGGTGAAGTTACCTATCTGCCCATAGATGAAGTGGTCATCAATCATGGCTATGAACAGGATACATCACTTCTCGGAAATAGCAGCCTGAATATTGAACTTGAAGAAAATTTCTATATCGCAGGCAATTCAAACAGCGAATCCTCAGTCCCGGGGTTGTATGCTGCTGGAGATATACTCAAGCATGACGGTAAATTGAACCTGATTTCCGGAGCCTTTCAAGACGCAGCTAACGCTGTCAACAAAGCAAAACAATTCATCGAACCTGAAGCTCAAAAAGTGGCGATGGTTTCTTCTCATAATGAAGTATTCAAAAAACGCAACCGTGATCTAGTCAAACAGATGATCCATTAA
- a CDS encoding STAS domain-containing protein: protein MKNEIKLLGELLIKQRHKIAESVHADRMDGVAMTQAEKNEFQKIEPRIMEVRAEFITLFGEALTEHDNRNKAIEKTKQWGKETGDYFFKLGAPLDEALKDTSYYRDYIWKSIKEEATIQGMSAETIFNVIEIIDPLLDQAVYYFSLTYVQSHQNMLEQAKSAFLELSVPIVPLIKGTGVLPLIGNIDTERAHLLMEETLSQAVKLKLEHLIMDVSGVMIVDTMVADQLFKVIDALTLLGVTTILTGIRPEVAQTMVALGLNLDKIKVKGNLHQAFMDIQSL, encoded by the coding sequence ATGAAGAACGAAATAAAGCTGCTAGGGGAATTACTTATTAAACAAAGACATAAGATTGCCGAATCGGTTCACGCTGATCGAATGGATGGCGTGGCCATGACTCAAGCAGAGAAAAATGAATTCCAGAAAATTGAGCCGCGAATCATGGAAGTGCGAGCTGAATTTATCACCCTGTTTGGTGAAGCATTAACTGAGCACGATAATCGAAATAAAGCCATTGAAAAGACGAAGCAATGGGGAAAAGAAACGGGTGACTATTTCTTTAAACTGGGAGCCCCCCTTGATGAGGCATTAAAAGATACAAGCTATTATCGTGATTACATTTGGAAATCCATCAAAGAAGAGGCGACCATTCAGGGAATGTCCGCTGAAACGATTTTTAATGTTATTGAGATCATCGATCCTCTGCTGGATCAGGCAGTATATTATTTCAGTCTGACCTATGTTCAATCTCATCAAAATATGCTTGAACAGGCAAAATCGGCCTTTTTGGAGTTATCGGTTCCTATCGTTCCCTTGATTAAAGGGACAGGGGTGCTGCCGTTAATCGGGAACATTGATACAGAAAGAGCTCATTTACTAATGGAAGAAACATTGAGTCAGGCCGTAAAATTAAAATTGGAGCACTTAATCATGGATGTTTCAGGTGTAATGATAGTCGATACGATGGTGGCTGACCAGTTATTTAAAGTGATCGATGCTTTAACCTTGTTAGGAGTGACGACGATCCTTACAGGCATTCGCCCTGAGGTGGCACAAACGATGGTTGCCCTGGGATTAAACCTCGATAAAATAAAAGTTAAAGGTAATTTGCATCAGGCCTTTATGGATATACAATCGTTATAG
- a CDS encoding NAD(P)-dependent alcohol dehydrogenase codes for MKAIVYHKYGPPDVLEFTEIEKPIPEDNQVLVKIHAASVNYGNLVLLKGEPFLARFVFGLLKPKYSIPGGDIAGRVEAVGKDVMQFQPGDEVFGDLSRCGWGGFAEYVSVPENALALKPANLSFEEAAAVPMAAVTALQALRDKGKIQPGQKVLINGASGGVGTFAVQIAKSFGAEVTAVCSTRNLTIVRSIGADHAIDYTKEDFTRKAQSYDLILAANGYQPISAYKRLLSTNGNYVMVGGSGAQMFQAMALGPWISMTGSKKMGNILQRQNQKDLIFMKEILESGKVKPVIDRSYKLSEVPEAFRYFAEGHAQGKVVITM; via the coding sequence ATGAAAGCTATTGTTTATCACAAATATGGTCCGCCGGATGTTCTTGAATTTACAGAGATAGAAAAGCCTATTCCTGAGGACAACCAAGTACTTGTGAAAATTCATGCTGCGTCTGTGAATTATGGGAACCTGGTTCTTTTGAAAGGGGAGCCGTTCTTGGCCCGCTTTGTTTTCGGTCTTCTAAAACCTAAATACTCCATACCCGGTGGTGACATAGCAGGCCGGGTTGAAGCGGTTGGCAAAGATGTTATGCAGTTTCAACCTGGCGATGAGGTGTTCGGTGATCTATCCCGTTGTGGCTGGGGTGGTTTTGCCGAATATGTTTCTGTTCCCGAAAATGCATTGGCACTAAAACCAGCCAATCTATCTTTCGAGGAAGCGGCTGCTGTGCCTATGGCAGCAGTAACGGCCCTGCAGGCTCTGCGGGATAAAGGCAAGATTCAGCCGGGGCAAAAGGTTTTGATTAATGGTGCCTCTGGTGGTGTGGGGACTTTCGCCGTACAGATCGCCAAATCGTTCGGGGCTGAGGTAACGGCTGTGTGCAGTACAAGAAATCTAACCATTGTCCGGTCGATTGGCGCAGACCATGCCATTGATTATACAAAGGAGGATTTTACCCGGAAAGCGCAAAGTTATGACCTGATTCTTGCCGCTAACGGATATCAGCCGATTTCAGCTTATAAGCGTTTATTAAGTACCAATGGAAATTATGTTATGGTCGGAGGTTCCGGTGCTCAGATGTTCCAAGCCATGGCATTAGGACCTTGGATTTCAATGACCGGGAGTAAGAAAATGGGTAACATTTTACAAAGGCAAAACCAAAAGGATCTGATTTTTATGAAAGAAATTCTTGAGTCCGGCAAAGTAAAACCAGTTATTGATAGAAGTTATAAGCTGAGTGAAGTTCCCGAAGCATTCAGGTATTTTGCAGAAGGACACGCCCAAGGAAAAGTGGTCATCACTATGTGA
- a CDS encoding GNAT family N-acetyltransferase translates to MEIKADDLTGPEIARLIGEHLQGMELHSPPESRHALNLEGLRKPDITFWSAWEDGELLGCGALKELDRQHGEVKSMRTSVAHLRKGVAKRMLQHIMEEAKRRGYRRLSLETGSMEAFEPARSLYASFGFQYCEPFADYIEDPNSAFMTKEL, encoded by the coding sequence ATGGAGATCAAAGCAGATGATCTAACAGGACCTGAAATAGCCAGATTAATAGGGGAGCATCTTCAGGGGATGGAGCTTCATTCTCCGCCAGAAAGCAGGCATGCCCTTAACCTTGAAGGACTAAGGAAACCGGATATTACGTTCTGGAGTGCTTGGGAGGATGGAGAATTATTGGGCTGCGGGGCACTGAAAGAACTGGACCGCCAGCATGGAGAGGTCAAATCCATGCGAACGTCGGTTGCCCATTTAAGAAAGGGAGTTGCAAAGCGGATGCTTCAACACATCATGGAGGAAGCGAAGCGGCGCGGCTATCGCCGGCTCAGTTTGGAAACGGGCTCCATGGAAGCCTTTGAACCGGCCAGGAGTCTTTATGCCAGTTTCGGGTTTCAATATTGTGAGCCATTTGCAGATTACATTGAGGATCCGAATAGTGCATTTATGACAAAAGAATTATGA
- a CDS encoding glycerophosphodiester phosphodiesterase, with protein sequence MTRKKVILATIAAVMVSSLSSLGMGQTVSAAEQNGSNFGPEGFDLQAHRGGMGLTVESTIASFSHALELGVSTLELDVQITQDHKAVVTHDRKISSGNCKDTKPAYTGDPEYPYVGKYIKDLTLKQIRTLDCGSTTKPQFPGQVTSPGAKMPLLTEIFDLVKRYKADNVWMNIETKVEAGAPEETAPREEFVQTVARQVREAGMLNRVSIQSFDWGSLMRMREVEPSLPLVALTNGPQFLQPGQPGASPWLGGIDIDDFNGDLVAAAHSFGANAISPVHGFPQDGKVTDDNYEPYVTKQMVEKAHKAGMKVIPWTVDDKPTMNKLFNDGVDGMITDYPDRLREVMAEHGLELPTKYPAPTK encoded by the coding sequence ATGACGAGGAAAAAGGTTATTTTAGCAACGATTGCAGCAGTCATGGTGAGTTCACTATCAAGTTTAGGAATGGGGCAGACCGTTTCAGCAGCTGAGCAAAACGGAAGTAATTTTGGTCCTGAAGGATTTGATCTCCAGGCTCACCGCGGCGGGATGGGACTTACTGTTGAATCGACGATCGCATCGTTTTCCCATGCACTTGAGCTAGGCGTCAGCACTCTTGAACTGGATGTCCAAATTACACAGGATCATAAAGCGGTTGTTACGCATGACCGTAAAATATCAAGCGGGAACTGTAAGGATACCAAGCCTGCGTATACAGGGGATCCGGAGTATCCTTATGTCGGCAAATATATAAAAGATCTGACGCTCAAACAGATTCGTACTCTTGATTGCGGCTCAACCACCAAGCCGCAGTTTCCAGGACAGGTGACAAGTCCGGGAGCGAAGATGCCATTGCTGACGGAAATTTTTGACCTGGTCAAACGCTATAAAGCAGATAACGTTTGGATGAACATCGAAACAAAGGTGGAGGCCGGTGCTCCCGAGGAAACGGCTCCCCGCGAAGAATTTGTCCAAACGGTAGCCCGCCAAGTTCGTGAGGCAGGCATGCTGAATCGGGTATCGATCCAAAGCTTTGACTGGGGTTCACTCATGCGCATGCGTGAAGTAGAGCCGAGCTTGCCTTTAGTGGCACTTACCAATGGACCGCAGTTTCTTCAGCCTGGACAGCCGGGTGCCTCTCCATGGCTAGGCGGAATCGACATTGACGACTTTAACGGAGATTTGGTTGCAGCTGCCCACTCTTTCGGTGCAAACGCAATATCTCCAGTACATGGCTTCCCGCAGGATGGCAAAGTAACCGATGACAACTATGAGCCTTACGTAACAAAACAAATGGTTGAAAAGGCACATAAAGCAGGGATGAAAGTTATTCCTTGGACGGTTGATGACAAGCCAACAATGAACAAACTATTCAACGACGGTGTAGACGGAATGATTACCGACTATCCGGACCGGCTGCGTGAAGTGATGGCAGAGCATGGCTTGGAGCTGCCTACGAAATATCCTGCACCAACCAAATAG
- a CDS encoding YybH family protein produces the protein MRAGFNKVQDVLENYRSAVYEKDVERFLSAYDSDIHVYDCWENWESIGISQWKEMVDGWFNGLREEGVVLKIDFDDLVVEENTNLAFVHCTVTFAAHNESGEKLRQLTNRFTFCLRKENDSWAITHEHSSLPINMETGKGIFNLK, from the coding sequence ATGAGGGCAGGCTTTAATAAAGTTCAGGACGTTCTGGAAAATTACCGGTCTGCAGTATATGAGAAAGATGTTGAGAGATTTTTATCTGCATACGATTCTGACATCCATGTGTATGATTGTTGGGAAAACTGGGAGAGTATCGGCATTTCCCAATGGAAGGAAATGGTGGATGGCTGGTTTAATGGTTTACGTGAGGAAGGTGTTGTACTCAAAATAGATTTTGATGATTTAGTAGTTGAAGAAAATACGAATCTCGCTTTCGTTCATTGTACTGTTACGTTCGCTGCTCACAACGAATCTGGAGAGAAACTTCGTCAGCTGACAAATCGATTCACATTCTGTTTAAGAAAAGAAAACGATTCCTGGGCCATCACACATGAACATTCATCATTGCCAATAAATATGGAAACCGGGAAGGGTATTTTTAACTTAAAGTAA